From one Mycosarcoma maydis chromosome 17, whole genome shotgun sequence genomic stretch:
- a CDS encoding uncharacterized protein (related to ESF2 - essential nucleolar protein involved in pre-18S rRNA processing), which translates to MVSFNCDGCGDVVKKPKLQQHYNRCYAPVTCLDCSMQFNSPNEFKSHNSCISEAEKYERSVYRGPKHQGQQNGQTPQKSHHQPISTPAQVQQAAAEVATPAKESADKVNGKRKRREEQDEAAAVVAVEPSSPTKKEKKEKNEKKEKKEKKEKKEKKEKKEQKTQSEEIAEQVPESPSDTEIDSDDAEEHIQDDPMQAADQEEKIIKPLSTTELEAFKKKQRKLGIVYISRIPPGMTPAKVRHILSNFGELGRIYLQNGSRPGEAKKKHGVAHYTEGWIEFTSKKVAKAAAEMLNAQPIGGLAASNSKKSGSGGGSSKMGKSSKRFQDDVWTMKYLKGFKWHMLSEQMAQERASHAARLRTELSQSAYEQKDYLKKVERARVQKDKMERRKRKAEKLGTEVDDVSGMEKSRTFKQRKPVQKDVRDQA; encoded by the coding sequence ATGGTGTCATTCAACTGCGATGGCTGCGGCGACGTCGTCAAGAAGCCAAAACTTCAGCAGCACTACAACCGCTGCTATGCGCCTGTTACGTGCCTAGACTGCTCGATGCAATTCAACTCGCCTAACGAGTTCAAGAGCCACAACAGCTGCATCAGCGAGGCGGAAAAGTACGAGAGGAGCGTATATCGTGGTCCAAAGCATCAAGGCCAGCAGAACGGCCAAACACCTCAGAAAAGCCATCACCAACCCATTAGCACCCCGGCTCAAGTGCAGCAGGCGGCAGCGGAGGTGGCCACACCTGCCAAAGAAAGCGCCGATAAGGTGAACGGaaagaggaagagaagaGAAGAGCAGGACGAGGCAGCGGCcgtcgtcgctgttgaGCCTTCAAGCCCCACAAAGaaagagaagaaggaaaagaacgagaagaaggagaagaaggagaagaaggagaaaaaagagaagaaggaaaagaagGAACAGAAGACGCAGTCGGAAGAGATCGCCGAACAAGTCCCAGAAAGTCCAAGCGACACAGAAATCGACTCAGACGACGCAGAAGAGCACATCCAAGACGATCCAATGCAAGCAGCCGACCAAGAGGAAAAGATTATCAAGCCTCTCTCAACAACCGAACTCGAAGCcttcaagaagaagcaacgcaagctcggcatcgtctACATCTCTCGCATCCCACCCGGCATGACTCCCGCCAAGGTGCGACACATTCTCTCCAACTTTGGTGAGCTCGGTCGCATCTATCTCCAGAACGGCAGCAGACCCGGCGAAGCGAAGAAGAAACACGGCGTAGCCCACTATACCGAAGGCTGGATAGAATTCACCTCGAAGAAGGTGGCCAAAGCCGCAGCCGAAATGCTCAATGCCCAACCCATCGGTGGTCTCGCCGCTTCTAACTCGAAGAAGTCAGGCTCAGGTGGAGGCAGTAGCAAGATGGGcaaaagcagcaagagaTTCCAAGATGATGTGTGGACTATGAAGTATTTGAAGGGTTTCAAGTGGCACATGCTGTCCGAACAGATGGCGCAGGAAAGAGCTAGCCACGCGGCAAGATTGAGGACGGAACTGAGCCAATCAGCTTACGAGCAGAAAGACTACCTCAAGAAGGTCGAAAGGGCCAGGGTACAGAAGGACAAGATGGaaaggagaaagagaaaggCGGAAAAGCTGGGGACCGAGGTGGATGACGTGTCCGGCATGGAAAAGAGTAGAACGTTCAAGCAGAGGAAGCCCGTGCAGAAGGACGTCCGTGATCAGGCTTAA